One window of the Thunnus albacares chromosome 3, fThuAlb1.1, whole genome shotgun sequence genome contains the following:
- the taf5 gene encoding transcription initiation factor TFIID subunit 5 isoform X2, producing the protein MAAIQGGMVDADEEKDIKTEPSNDGFGNNNANDGRILSTSPGSSAPAAANKPAAGAPEDQQTLLAVLQFLRKNKLTESVEILRREAGLPEDSLDLKGADSLGAGSGGAAGGVDVEGGDASSLLSRVTVSSSAVVQAPTKAPGEDQPDVNVVLSAYSQQGDPALYQVYYSGLKRFIETVLDCHRAELSQVFYPLFVHMYLELVYNNHENEAKAFFEKFSGDQECYYKDDLNILSSLTKKEHMRGNETLLDFRTSKFVLRISRDSYQLLKRHLQERQNNQIWNIIQEHLYIDIFDGMPRSKSQIDAMSGSLAGEAKREANKAKVYYGLLKEPEIELPLDDEDEEAENEEGKPKKKKPKKDSMGSKSKKQDPNAPSQTRIPLPELKDSDKLDKIMYMKESTKKIRLGPETLPSICFYSFLNAYQGLTAVDFTDDSSLIAGGFADSTVRVWSVTPKKLRKVKSAADLNMIDKESDDVLERIMDEKTASESKILHGHSGPVYGISFSPDRNYLLSSSEDGTVRLWSLQTFTCLVGYKGHNYPVWDTQFSPHGYYFISGGHDRVARLWATDHYQPLRMFAGHLADITCTRFHPNSNYVATGSSDRTIRLWDVLTGNCVRIFTGHKGPIHALAFSPNGKFLASGATDGRVLLWDIGHGLMFGELKGHTDTIYSLRFSRDGEILASGSMDNTVRLWDAMKAFDDLETDDFTAATGHIHLQENSQELLLGTYMTKSTPVIHLHFTRRNLLLAAGAYNP; encoded by the exons ATGGCGGCCATACAAGGTGGTATGGTCGACGcagatgaagaaaaagacataaaaacagaaccATCAAATGATGGCTTTGGAAACAACAATGCAAACGACGGACGAATCCTCTCTACGTCCCCCGGGTCCAGTGCTCCGGCTGCAGCTAACAAACCTGCGGCGGGAGCCCCGGAGGACCAGCAGACGCTACTCGCAGTCTTGCAATTCCTCAGAAAGAACAAACTGACCGAATCTGTCGAAATTTTGCGTCGTGAAGCGGGATTACCGGAGGATTCATTGGATCTGAAGGGGGCTGATTCCCTCGGGGCAGGCTCGGGAGGTGCTGCCGGAGGTGTGGATGTAGAAGGCGGGGATGCGAGTTCTCTACTCAGTCGAGTGACCGTCTCATCCTCCGCCGTAGTCCAGGCGCCAACGAAAG CACCTGGGGAGGACCAGCCAGATGTCAATGTGGTTCTGTCTGCTTACAGCCAGCAGGGAGATCCAGCTCTGTACCAGGTTTACTACAGCGGCTTGAAAAGGTTCATAGAAACAGTTTTGGACTGTCATCGAGCAGAGCTGTCCCAGGTTTTCTACCCGCTGTTTGTACACATGTATCTGGAACTGGTGTACAACAACCATGAAAATGAGGCCAAGGCCTTTTTTGAAAA GTTCAGCGGGGATCAAGAGTGCTACTATAAAGACGACCTCAACATTTTGTCCAGCCTGACAAAGAAGGAACACATGAGAGGCAATGAGACACTGTTGGACTTCCGCACCAGCAAATTTGTCCTGCGCATCTCCCGTGACTCTTACCAGCTGCTGAAGAGGCATCTGCAGGAGCGTCAGAACAACCAGATCTGGAACATCATCCAGGAGCACCTCTACATTGATATCTTCGATGGCATGCCACGCAGCAAGAGTCAGATCGATGCCATGTCTGGTAGCTTGGCGGGAGAGGCCAAGAGAGAGGCCAATAAGGCTAAG GTTTACTACGGATTGCTGAAGGAACCGGAAATTGAACTGCCTcttgatgatgaggatgaggaggcgGAGAATGAGGAGGGTAAACCCAAGAAGAAGAAACCCAAAAAGGACAGTATGGGCTCCAAGAGCAAGAAGCAGGATCCTAATGCACCTTCACAGACCAG GATACCTCTTCCAGAACTGAAGGATTCAGACAAGCTGGACAAGATCATGTACATGAAGGAGTCCACCAAGAAGATCCGCCTGGGACCAGAAACTCTCCCCTCCATCTGCTTCTACTCTTTCCTCAATGCGTACCAG GGTCTGACTGCAGTCGACTTCACAGACGACTCCAGTCTGATTGCAGGAGGCTTCGCTGACTCCACAGTGCGGGTGTGGAGCGTCACACCCAAAAAGCTCCGTAAAGTCAAGTCTGCAGCAG ACTTGAATATGATTGACAAAGAGTCAGATGATGTGCTGGAGAGGATCATGGATGAAAAGACGGCCAGCGAGTCTAAGATCCTCCATGGACACAGCGGCCCGGTGTATGGCATCAGCTTCAGCCCAGACAG AAACTACCTGTTGTCAAGCTCTGAAGATGGCACAGTCAGGCTGTGGAGTCTCCAAACGTTTACATGTCTTGTGGGCTACAAAGGCCACAACTACCCCGTATGGGACACCCAGTTTTCCCCCCACGGGTACTATTTTATTTCCGGGGGACATGACCGAGTCGCCCG TCTGTGGGCAACAGATCACTACCAGCCTCTACGGATGTTTGCCGGTCACCTAGCTGACATCACTTGCACCCGCTTCCACCCCAACTCCAATTATGTGGCCACTGGGTCATCTGATCGCACCATCCGCCTCTGGGACGTCCTGACCGGAAACTGCGTCCGCATCTTCACCGGTCATAAG GGTCCTATCCATGCGCTGGCTTTCTCTCCAAATGGGAAGTTTTTGGCTTCAGGAGCCACTGATGGCAGAGTTCTTCTGTGGGACATTGGTCATGGACTCATGTTTGGAGAGCTCAAAGGCCACACAGATACCATCTACTCCCTCAGGTTCAGCAGGGATGGCGAGATCCTTGCCTCCG GCTCTATGGACAACACTGTTCGCCTGTGGGATGCCATGAAAGCATTTGATGATTTAGAGACTGATGACTTCACAGCAGCAACAGGACACATccatttacaagaaaactcGCAGGAGCTTCTGCTGGGCACCTACATGACTAAATCCACACCTGTCATACACCTTCACTTCACCCGGAGGAACCTGCTGTTGGCCGCTGGGGCCTACAATCCATAA
- the taf5 gene encoding transcription initiation factor TFIID subunit 5 isoform X1: MAAIQGGMVDADEEKDIKTEPSNDGFGNNNANDGRILSTSPGSSAPAAANKPAAGAPEDQQTLLAVLQFLRKNKLTESVEILRREAGLPEDSLDLKGADSLGAGSGGAAGGVDVEGGDASSLLSRVTVSSSAVVQAPTKVAPGEDQPDVNVVLSAYSQQGDPALYQVYYSGLKRFIETVLDCHRAELSQVFYPLFVHMYLELVYNNHENEAKAFFEKFSGDQECYYKDDLNILSSLTKKEHMRGNETLLDFRTSKFVLRISRDSYQLLKRHLQERQNNQIWNIIQEHLYIDIFDGMPRSKSQIDAMSGSLAGEAKREANKAKVYYGLLKEPEIELPLDDEDEEAENEEGKPKKKKPKKDSMGSKSKKQDPNAPSQTRIPLPELKDSDKLDKIMYMKESTKKIRLGPETLPSICFYSFLNAYQGLTAVDFTDDSSLIAGGFADSTVRVWSVTPKKLRKVKSAADLNMIDKESDDVLERIMDEKTASESKILHGHSGPVYGISFSPDRNYLLSSSEDGTVRLWSLQTFTCLVGYKGHNYPVWDTQFSPHGYYFISGGHDRVARLWATDHYQPLRMFAGHLADITCTRFHPNSNYVATGSSDRTIRLWDVLTGNCVRIFTGHKGPIHALAFSPNGKFLASGATDGRVLLWDIGHGLMFGELKGHTDTIYSLRFSRDGEILASGSMDNTVRLWDAMKAFDDLETDDFTAATGHIHLQENSQELLLGTYMTKSTPVIHLHFTRRNLLLAAGAYNP; encoded by the exons ATGGCGGCCATACAAGGTGGTATGGTCGACGcagatgaagaaaaagacataaaaacagaaccATCAAATGATGGCTTTGGAAACAACAATGCAAACGACGGACGAATCCTCTCTACGTCCCCCGGGTCCAGTGCTCCGGCTGCAGCTAACAAACCTGCGGCGGGAGCCCCGGAGGACCAGCAGACGCTACTCGCAGTCTTGCAATTCCTCAGAAAGAACAAACTGACCGAATCTGTCGAAATTTTGCGTCGTGAAGCGGGATTACCGGAGGATTCATTGGATCTGAAGGGGGCTGATTCCCTCGGGGCAGGCTCGGGAGGTGCTGCCGGAGGTGTGGATGTAGAAGGCGGGGATGCGAGTTCTCTACTCAGTCGAGTGACCGTCTCATCCTCCGCCGTAGTCCAGGCGCCAACGAAAG TAGCACCTGGGGAGGACCAGCCAGATGTCAATGTGGTTCTGTCTGCTTACAGCCAGCAGGGAGATCCAGCTCTGTACCAGGTTTACTACAGCGGCTTGAAAAGGTTCATAGAAACAGTTTTGGACTGTCATCGAGCAGAGCTGTCCCAGGTTTTCTACCCGCTGTTTGTACACATGTATCTGGAACTGGTGTACAACAACCATGAAAATGAGGCCAAGGCCTTTTTTGAAAA GTTCAGCGGGGATCAAGAGTGCTACTATAAAGACGACCTCAACATTTTGTCCAGCCTGACAAAGAAGGAACACATGAGAGGCAATGAGACACTGTTGGACTTCCGCACCAGCAAATTTGTCCTGCGCATCTCCCGTGACTCTTACCAGCTGCTGAAGAGGCATCTGCAGGAGCGTCAGAACAACCAGATCTGGAACATCATCCAGGAGCACCTCTACATTGATATCTTCGATGGCATGCCACGCAGCAAGAGTCAGATCGATGCCATGTCTGGTAGCTTGGCGGGAGAGGCCAAGAGAGAGGCCAATAAGGCTAAG GTTTACTACGGATTGCTGAAGGAACCGGAAATTGAACTGCCTcttgatgatgaggatgaggaggcgGAGAATGAGGAGGGTAAACCCAAGAAGAAGAAACCCAAAAAGGACAGTATGGGCTCCAAGAGCAAGAAGCAGGATCCTAATGCACCTTCACAGACCAG GATACCTCTTCCAGAACTGAAGGATTCAGACAAGCTGGACAAGATCATGTACATGAAGGAGTCCACCAAGAAGATCCGCCTGGGACCAGAAACTCTCCCCTCCATCTGCTTCTACTCTTTCCTCAATGCGTACCAG GGTCTGACTGCAGTCGACTTCACAGACGACTCCAGTCTGATTGCAGGAGGCTTCGCTGACTCCACAGTGCGGGTGTGGAGCGTCACACCCAAAAAGCTCCGTAAAGTCAAGTCTGCAGCAG ACTTGAATATGATTGACAAAGAGTCAGATGATGTGCTGGAGAGGATCATGGATGAAAAGACGGCCAGCGAGTCTAAGATCCTCCATGGACACAGCGGCCCGGTGTATGGCATCAGCTTCAGCCCAGACAG AAACTACCTGTTGTCAAGCTCTGAAGATGGCACAGTCAGGCTGTGGAGTCTCCAAACGTTTACATGTCTTGTGGGCTACAAAGGCCACAACTACCCCGTATGGGACACCCAGTTTTCCCCCCACGGGTACTATTTTATTTCCGGGGGACATGACCGAGTCGCCCG TCTGTGGGCAACAGATCACTACCAGCCTCTACGGATGTTTGCCGGTCACCTAGCTGACATCACTTGCACCCGCTTCCACCCCAACTCCAATTATGTGGCCACTGGGTCATCTGATCGCACCATCCGCCTCTGGGACGTCCTGACCGGAAACTGCGTCCGCATCTTCACCGGTCATAAG GGTCCTATCCATGCGCTGGCTTTCTCTCCAAATGGGAAGTTTTTGGCTTCAGGAGCCACTGATGGCAGAGTTCTTCTGTGGGACATTGGTCATGGACTCATGTTTGGAGAGCTCAAAGGCCACACAGATACCATCTACTCCCTCAGGTTCAGCAGGGATGGCGAGATCCTTGCCTCCG GCTCTATGGACAACACTGTTCGCCTGTGGGATGCCATGAAAGCATTTGATGATTTAGAGACTGATGACTTCACAGCAGCAACAGGACACATccatttacaagaaaactcGCAGGAGCTTCTGCTGGGCACCTACATGACTAAATCCACACCTGTCATACACCTTCACTTCACCCGGAGGAACCTGCTGTTGGCCGCTGGGGCCTACAATCCATAA
- the atp5md gene encoding ATP synthase membrane subunit DAPIT, mitochondrial — translation MGGHDAGTQHQFTGIAKYFNAYTIVGRRNCVLATYATIAGIFLFFKLKPKKAAVTAK, via the exons ATGGGAGGACACGACGCCGGAACCCAGCACCAGTTCACTGGGATCGCCAAGTACTTCAACGCATACACAATCGTAGGAAGGAGGAAT tgcGTTTTGGCCACATATGCCACTATAGCAggcatcttcctcttcttcaaaTTGAAGCCCAAGAAGGCTGCTGTCACAGCAAAGTGA